The following coding sequences are from one Desulfosporosinus orientis DSM 765 window:
- a CDS encoding MFS transporter produces MVQVKPSSESQHVDKLWNKNFIILLGANIFIYMAFYLVITLLSKYAISLGASLSMAGMIVGLFAIIVLFIGPFGGLLTDRTNKKYVMIIGTLINGIATLGYSFAPNIGILIFFRVLHGVGFSVTTASGLAWATDFIPKNKMGEGIGYLGISQIIATAFGPEIGIEAASGIGISKTFIIAAVLPIIASIFMSFISNENQACKKNSADKKNKINFRAIIATEILPLSLIGGLFSLGNGLVASFLVLLGEQRNIKGVGIYFIVNALLLVFTRPLSGKLYDRRGLSIILYPALLFSTMESLLLGHANALWMIILAAAVKAFGQGTAQPALQAECLRKLGSQRRGVASSTYFLGASIGQGFGPLIGGSIASVFGYAGMFNFSAVMMLCGILGYTIYNKKRAVLHV; encoded by the coding sequence ATGGTACAAGTTAAACCAAGTAGCGAATCACAACATGTTGACAAACTATGGAATAAGAACTTTATTATTTTATTAGGAGCTAATATATTTATCTATATGGCTTTTTATCTTGTCATCACTCTATTATCAAAGTATGCAATAAGTTTAGGCGCATCATTAAGTATGGCAGGAATGATTGTAGGCTTATTTGCAATTATTGTACTTTTCATTGGCCCATTTGGGGGCTTACTAACAGATAGAACCAATAAAAAGTATGTAATGATAATAGGCACTTTAATAAATGGTATTGCTACACTTGGGTATAGCTTTGCACCTAACATTGGAATTCTGATATTTTTTAGAGTATTGCATGGAGTCGGTTTCAGTGTTACTACTGCATCAGGTCTTGCTTGGGCCACAGACTTTATACCTAAAAACAAGATGGGAGAAGGTATAGGTTACCTTGGAATTAGCCAAATTATTGCTACAGCTTTTGGCCCTGAAATAGGAATAGAGGCAGCAAGCGGAATCGGTATTTCAAAAACATTCATCATAGCAGCAGTATTACCTATTATAGCGTCAATATTTATGAGCTTTATATCCAATGAAAATCAGGCTTGTAAGAAAAATAGTGCAGATAAAAAGAACAAAATTAATTTTAGAGCTATTATTGCAACTGAAATTCTACCTCTTTCTCTCATCGGTGGTTTATTTTCCCTCGGAAACGGTCTGGTTGCCTCTTTTTTAGTTTTGCTAGGGGAACAACGTAATATCAAAGGCGTTGGCATATATTTTATAGTAAATGCATTGCTTCTTGTTTTTACAAGACCATTATCCGGTAAACTATATGATAGAAGAGGCCTCTCCATCATATTATATCCTGCATTACTTTTTAGCACTATGGAATCACTGTTATTAGGTCATGCCAATGCACTCTGGATGATAATCTTAGCAGCGGCTGTTAAGGCATTCGGACAGGGAACTGCACAACCTGCACTGCAGGCAGAGTGTCTTCGTAAACTAGGCAGCCAACGAAGAGGGGTAGCTTCAAGCACGTATTTTTTAGGCGCTAGCATTGGACAGGGGTTTGGGCCGCTGATAGGCGGAAGTATTGCGTCCGTATTTGGATATGCTGGAATGTTTAATTTCAGTGCAGTGATGATGTTGTGCGGTATTTTAGGATATACTATATATAATAAAAAAAGAGCCGTACTTCATGTATAG
- a CDS encoding MarR family winged helix-turn-helix transcriptional regulator yields MTLPIRFLLAQILYIRNKEFRPYMAQAGLSSGYPKILDYLSFCEGSTQKELAVGCGVEPATMSVLLDNLEKEGYIEKRITKENRRAFQIFFTEKGRDKHDEIRQKIDSLEEQAFKGFTQEEQELFQSYLERYYRNWCDESN; encoded by the coding sequence ATGACATTACCTATCCGATTTTTATTAGCCCAAATTTTATATATTCGTAACAAGGAGTTCCGACCTTATATGGCGCAAGCTGGTCTTAGCTCTGGATACCCTAAAATACTGGATTACCTGTCTTTCTGCGAAGGAAGTACACAGAAGGAACTGGCAGTAGGTTGTGGAGTAGAACCTGCAACTATGTCGGTGCTTTTAGATAACCTAGAAAAGGAAGGCTATATTGAGAAAAGAATTACTAAGGAAAATAGAAGAGCTTTTCAAATATTTTTTACGGAAAAAGGCAGAGATAAGCATGATGAGATAAGACAGAAGATCGACTCTCTGGAAGAGCAGGCGTTCAAAGGTTTTACTCAGGAAGAACAAGAACTATTTCAATCATACTTAGAGCGATATTACCGTAATTGGTGTGATGAAAGTAATTAG
- a CDS encoding nitroreductase gives MNVKEALYTRRACRAFKSDQVDRDTIIDILNNAQQAPSWANTQPWEIFVAGGDALKRINQAYLDNTKNHVPTSLDIPRPTSWPEAANERMKELMSGVSVLVDNADKLFGELNLKFFYAPTVIFLCMDKSLTPWSMFDLGALSQSIMLAATERGLATMPAVELVHYPEVLRSQLDISDNLSVVFGIAIGYADEQHPMNKFKATRRPISEVAVIKGFE, from the coding sequence ATGAACGTAAAAGAAGCACTATACACTCGTCGTGCCTGCAGGGCATTTAAATCAGATCAAGTTGACCGTGACACAATTATAGATATACTAAACAATGCACAGCAAGCTCCATCTTGGGCGAACACTCAACCATGGGAGATATTTGTTGCAGGTGGCGATGCACTTAAGAGAATTAATCAAGCTTATTTGGATAACACAAAAAATCATGTTCCAACAAGCCTTGATATTCCAAGACCAACCAGCTGGCCGGAAGCAGCAAATGAGCGCATGAAGGAACTTATGTCTGGAGTTTCGGTTTTAGTGGACAATGCAGACAAGTTATTCGGTGAGTTGAATCTGAAGTTTTTTTATGCTCCAACAGTTATTTTCCTTTGTATGGATAAAAGCCTTACTCCATGGTCAATGTTCGATTTGGGAGCACTTTCTCAGAGTATTATGCTTGCGGCGACCGAGCGCGGTTTAGCAACAATGCCGGCGGTAGAACTAGTTCATTACCCAGAAGTTCTTCGTAGTCAGCTGGATATCTCAGACAATCTCTCAGTTGTCTTTGGCATAGCTATTGGCTATGCAGATGAGCAACATCCGATGAATAAATTTAAAGCCACACGAAGACCGATATCGGAAGTAGCTGTAATTAAAGGGTTTGAATAA
- a CDS encoding MBL fold metallo-hydrolase: MDRRKFIVKGGKVVLTTSLLGTGLISSFLNFDPAFGGNPTKDQKETFNRLANYVNGKFVNEIPTQLIIKSSDSTSTKADPSADAKDRKPSSPIPVSVVDWNKIKSERDNLTWFGHSAFLVSINNKKLLIDPMLGPIASPVSFAGIKRYKYSENIIQQIIDKMPPIDAVFISHDHYDHLDYQSIVKLKNKVSHFFVPLGVNDHLIRWGVPKEKITELNWREEMEYQGLTVALTPARHYSGRGIFDRNTTLWGGWVILGKNTRLFTSGDSGYGPHFKEVGEKYGPFDITIIDGAQYDQRWPDIHMIPEQSIQANLDVKGTNMILMHWGAFTLANHGWKDPIERAIKEAKKEKLNLIYPKIGETVLLSSDLHLPSSSWWDF; encoded by the coding sequence TTGGATCGACGTAAATTTATAGTTAAAGGTGGAAAAGTTGTTTTAACTACCTCGCTTTTAGGTACCGGACTAATTAGTTCATTTTTAAACTTCGACCCAGCTTTTGGAGGAAATCCAACGAAAGATCAGAAAGAGACTTTCAATCGTTTAGCCAATTATGTTAACGGGAAATTTGTTAACGAGATTCCAACACAATTAATTATAAAGTCGTCAGATTCTACATCAACGAAGGCGGATCCAAGTGCTGATGCAAAGGACCGAAAACCGTCCAGTCCAATTCCTGTTTCCGTAGTTGATTGGAATAAAATAAAAAGTGAAAGAGATAATTTGACCTGGTTTGGGCACTCTGCTTTTCTAGTTAGTATTAATAATAAAAAGCTGCTAATTGACCCTATGCTCGGTCCTATTGCCTCACCGGTTTCCTTTGCAGGAATTAAAAGATATAAATATAGTGAAAATATTATACAGCAAATTATTGATAAAATGCCGCCTATTGACGCAGTCTTTATTTCCCATGACCATTATGACCATTTAGACTATCAATCCATTGTAAAGCTAAAGAACAAAGTATCCCATTTCTTTGTTCCTCTCGGAGTAAATGACCATCTGATTCGCTGGGGTGTTCCCAAAGAAAAAATAACGGAGTTGAATTGGAGGGAAGAAATGGAGTACCAAGGATTAACTGTTGCCTTGACACCAGCCAGACATTACTCGGGAAGAGGGATTTTTGATCGAAATACGACCTTATGGGGTGGGTGGGTCATCCTTGGGAAAAATACACGTTTATTTACCAGTGGAGATAGTGGATATGGTCCCCATTTTAAGGAAGTTGGAGAGAAATACGGGCCTTTTGATATCACCATAATTGATGGCGCTCAATATGACCAGCGCTGGCCGGATATTCATATGATCCCGGAACAATCTATCCAAGCAAATTTAGATGTGAAGGGTACGAATATGATATTAATGCATTGGGGGGCATTTACCTTAGCTAATCATGGTTGGAAAGACCCCATAGAAAGAGCTATAAAAGAGGCAAAAAAGGAAAAATTAAATTTGATTTACCCAAAAATTGGTGAAACAGTCCTATTAAGTTCAGACCTACACCTTCCTAGTTCTTCATGGTGGGATTTTTAG
- a CDS encoding 4Fe-4S binding protein, which produces MESMCVKCGKCEKHCPQNIPIRDSLVQVKKRMEPFGFKPVRALVKKICEIARMRKDIRKIRIRRNKIGST; this is translated from the coding sequence CTGGAGAGTATGTGTGTAAAGTGTGGTAAATGCGAAAAGCATTGTCCTCAGAATATTCCAATACGTGATTCTTTAGTACAAGTGAAAAAACGCATGGAGCCATTTGGGTTTAAGCCAGTTAGGGCATTAGTGAAGAAAATTTGTGAAATAGCGCGTATGCGTAAGGATATCAGGAAAATAAGAATACGGAGGAACAAAATTGGATCGACGTAA